DNA sequence from the Fusobacterium sp. SYSU M8D902 genome:
AAGTCCCAATCCTAAGTCAGCTAAATTCCACACTAGGTAGTTTTGTCTAATTCCACCCCAGTATAACATTATCAAAGTAAAAACTTTAAATAGCTCCTGTGGCCACTCCTTCTCACATAAAAAGTATAAATTTGGTTTAGCATAGAAACTAATTCCTAAAATTGTACTAAACGAGAAAAGAAATAGAATTACTGCTGTAAATATTACTCCCCACTCTCCAACTTGGTATCTAAAAGCTTCTTGAAGTAGAGTCATTCCACCACTTCCTTCAGCTATATGTCCTTTTGATAAAAGTATAACAAAAGCTGTAGCACTACAGATTAAAACTGTATCTACCAAAACTCCCAAAGCTTGTATCAATCCCTGCTTTGCTGGGTGTTCAACCTCTGCTGCTGCTGCTGCACAAGGAGCTGATCCAGATCCAGCCTCATTAGAGAACAACCCTCTTTTTACTCCTTCCATAACAACACTTCCTAAACTTCCACCTAAGAACTGTTTTATTCCAAAGGCGTGTTTAAATATATCACTCATTGTATCTGCCATTAAACCTAGATTTTTTATGATGATATAAGTTACAATCCCTAAGTATAACACTGCCATAAATGGAACTAATTTATCTAATACTTTTACTATCTTATTTCTATTTCCAAATAATACTCCTGCTGATAGAACTACTAAAACCAAAGCTGTGTTATTAGTTTCAAATCCAAAAGCTGTATTAAATGACTCTGTAACTGAGTTAGAGATAACTTGGAAAACTCCCCCCCAACATATAATAGCAAAGATTACAAATAATACCCCTAACCACTTTATATTTAACCCTTTTTGAATAAAGTATGGAGCTCCACCTCTATAACCACCTTTAGGATCCTTCTCTCTATGTAATATAGCTATTGTAGATTCTATAAAAGCTGTTGAAGCATTTAGTAATGCTACAACCCACATCCAAAATACAGCCCCTGGTCCTCCTACTGAAACAGCAGCCACAACACCCACTAAGTTTCCTACTCCC
Encoded proteins:
- a CDS encoding alanine/glycine:cation symporter family protein, translated to MNTFENLVNSINTVMWNYNLIVVLLVVSGIIFTVKTRGVQFRLLAHMCQLLMEKTKVGKNEVSSFQAFCISTASRVGVGNLVGVVAAVSVGGPGAVFWMWVVALLNASTAFIESTIAILHREKDPKGGYRGGAPYFIQKGLNIKWLGVLFVIFAIICWGGVFQVISNSVTESFNTAFGFETNNTALVLVVLSAGVLFGNRNKIVKVLDKLVPFMAVLYLGIVTYIIIKNLGLMADTMSDIFKHAFGIKQFLGGSLGSVVMEGVKRGLFSNEAGSGSAPCAAAAAEVEHPAKQGLIQALGVLVDTVLICSATAFVILLSKGHIAEGSGGMTLLQEAFRYQVGEWGVIFTAVILFLFSFSTILGISFYAKPNLYFLCEKEWPQELFKVFTLIMLYWGGIRQNYLVWNLADLGLGLMTIVNMIGVFPLTSKAIESLKEYEARFFDK